Within Alphaproteobacteria bacterium, the genomic segment GATGACCACGTCGATGACCCGATAGCTGCCCTGGCGCTGGCGCACCCGCCAGTCGACCTCGAGGACGCCGGCCTGGCTGGTGATGCGGCTCTGCACCAGAACGTCGCGCCTGCCGGCCGGGCGCACGCCGCTGATGGTGAAGCCGGCCTGGCGCTGGCTGGCCAGGCGGGTGGCATAGGTCTTGAGGGCGCGATCGGTGAAACGTTCGAGATAGCTGGCGCGTTGGGCCGGTGTCGCCTTGCGCCAATGGCGGCCCAGCGCAAAGCGGCCGATGAAGCCGAAGTCGACGCCCTGGCGCAGCAGGGCCTGCAGCTGGCTCCGACGCTCGGGGCCGGCCGGGCCCTGGAGCAGCGCGATAGCGCGCTCGCCGAGATCCTGCAGGAACTTGCGCGAATTCATCGCCACGACGCGGTGCCAGTTCTCGTATTCGCGGCGCTGGACGTAAAAGGTGGCGGCCGGGAAGGCGTCCAGGTTGCCGATATGGTCGAAATGCAGGTGCGTCAGCAGCACGGTCTCGATGGCGGCCGGGTCCAACCCGACCTTGGCCAGCACCTGGGCCGGCGTCTCATGATCGGGATAGCTGTTGCCGCTGGGCGACCAGGCACCGGTCATGCCGGTGTCGATGACGATGGGCCGGGGCGCCTCTCCCTCCGGCCCGCCCAGGATGGCCGAATAGACCATGGGGATCTGCAGCGTACCGCGGTTGCTGTTAAGCAGCACGCCGCCGAAAAAATCATGCGGCATGGTCGAGTGGGCGTAGCAAAAGGCCCAGATCGAATAGTCGGTGTCCATGACGGATTCCTTTCCTGGCGGCCCGAGCATACGCCATAATTCGCCCTGGAATGCAGCGAGGTAACATGGCTAGCGAACGACGGAAAGTGTGTGAAAATAACCCTTTTGGTCAGCTCATCACAAAAGGACAGCCGATTGATAGAAATTTCAATATCTGGATGCTTGAGCAGAGAAAACCTCAGCGTCAAAAAAAAGTAAATGCCAAATATTTGCCTTTCCGTGTGCCCCAGGAAAGGTGTTTTCTCGACGGCACCTGGGCGATACGCTACGCTAGATCGCCGAACCGGGAAACGCCGCCATGAGCCAGCTCAGCGACGGCTTGGCCGTCTTCGTCAAACGCGATTGCCCGACCTGCGTGCAAGTGGTGCCGGTACTGGCCGAGATGCGCGCCGCCGGGCTGGCGCTGACCATCTACAGCCAGGACGACCCCGGTTTTCCCGAGGGACTCGGAGACGTCGCCGACGACACCTCGCTGGAACGTTCGTGGCGCTTTGGTATCGAGATCGTGCCGACGCTGCTGCGCATCGAAGACGGCCGAGAGACCGGCCGCGGCGTTGGCTGGGTGCGCAGCGAATGGCGGGACCTGGCGGCACCGGGGGGGTTGAACCTGGAACTGGGCCCGGAGCTGCCGGAGGCCCGCCCGGGCTGCGGCTCGCGCTCGGTCGAACCGGGCCTGGCCGAACGCCTGGAGATCGAATTCGGCGATCATACCCTGGCTTCGCGGCAGATATCCCTGGGCGCCTATGACGACGAAGTGGAATCCTGCTACGAGCGCGGCTGGAGCGATGGCCTGCCCGTGGTGCCGCCGACGGTTGAGCGGGTTTTTCGTATGCTCCAGGGCACGGCGCGCGGTGCCGAAGAGGTTATCGGCGCGGTGCCGCCCAACTTGGCACCGTGCAGCGTCGAAAAAGTCGCCGTCAACGCCGTCATGGCGGGCTGCAAGCCGGAATATCTGCCGCTGGTGCTGGCTGCCGTCGAGGCCGCGTTGATCGACGAGTTTTGCATGCACGGCCTCTTGTGCACGACCTGGTTCGCCAGCCCCGTGGTCATCGTCAACGGCCCGGCGGCGGGGCGCGTGGGCATGAATTCCG encodes:
- a CDS encoding ABC transporter substrate-binding protein: MDTDYSIWAFCYAHSTMPHDFFGGVLLNSNRGTLQIPMVYSAILGGPEGEAPRPIVIDTGMTGAWSPSGNSYPDHETPAQVLAKVGLDPAAIETVLLTHLHFDHIGNLDAFPAATFYVQRREYENWHRVVAMNSRKFLQDLGERAIALLQGPAGPERRSQLQALLRQGVDFGFIGRFALGRHWRKATPAQRASYLERFTDRALKTYATRLASQRQAGFTISGVRPAGRRDVLVQSRITSQAGVLEVDWRVRQRQGSYRVIDVVIAGVSMALTQRSEFATVIRQSGIEGLIAALGHPAKPTEMAAATTVSRQ
- a CDS encoding thioredoxin family protein translates to MSQLSDGLAVFVKRDCPTCVQVVPVLAEMRAAGLALTIYSQDDPGFPEGLGDVADDTSLERSWRFGIEIVPTLLRIEDGRETGRGVGWVRSEWRDLAAPGGLNLELGPELPEARPGCGSRSVEPGLAERLEIEFGDHTLASRQISLGAYDDEVESCYERGWSDGLPVVPPTVERVFRMLQGTARGAEEVIGAVPPNLAPCSVEKVAVNAVMAGCKPEYLPLVLAAVEAALIDEFCMHGLLCTTWFASPVVIVNGPAAGRVGMNSGANALGQGNRANATIGRALQLVIRNVGGGRPGEIDRSALGNPGKYTFCFAEDEAGSCWESLAQERGIAPGASAVTLFAGDGVQPLMDQKSRTPESLARTLAAGLRGVGHTKLATVPGVSLSGDALVVITPEHQRVFAEAGWSKQRLRSELEDLLTIPGRELVAGAGGIAEGIPESHAEGSYPKFRPGGLLLVRAGGGAGMFSAIISGWVASGELGSIPVTKEVTE